One region of Paucibacter aquatile genomic DNA includes:
- the sdhC gene encoding succinate dehydrogenase, cytochrome b556 subunit, with protein sequence MTDATNSKAKNRPVYRNIHVTEIISYRLPPAGIVSILHRISGLLMFLLLPFIIWMFDTSVSSEISYESFTNAFVAGIGFVPAWFVKLTVLGLIWGYLHHFIAGVRHLWMDATHSVSKEQGHSSAVITLALSVLLTLLLGAKLFGLY encoded by the coding sequence AATTCAAAAGCAAAAAATCGACCGGTCTATCGCAATATCCATGTGACCGAGATCATTTCCTACCGTCTGCCGCCTGCCGGCATCGTGTCCATCCTGCACCGCATCAGCGGCCTGCTGATGTTCCTGCTGCTGCCCTTCATCATCTGGATGTTTGACACCAGCGTCAGCTCGGAAATCTCCTACGAGAGCTTCACCAACGCTTTTGTGGCCGGCATCGGCTTTGTGCCTGCCTGGTTCGTCAAGCTGACCGTGCTGGGCCTGATCTGGGGCTATCTGCACCACTTCATCGCTGGCGTGCGCCACCTGTGGATGGACGCCACCCATAGCGTGAGCAAAGAGCAAGGTCACAGCTCGGCCGTCATCACCCTGGCCTTGAGCGTGCTGCTGACCCTGCTGCTGGGCGCCAAGCTGTTCGGCCTGTACTGA
- the sdhD gene encoding succinate dehydrogenase, hydrophobic membrane anchor protein — MSTFGSKRIVVGAHYGLRDWLAQRVTAVLMALFTVALLVQVLLPGPLGYDRWAGIFSQQWMKVLTFVLIISLAYHAWVGVRDIWMDYVKSVALRLTLQVFTLVWLVGCAGWAIQVLWRL, encoded by the coding sequence ATGAGTACTTTTGGCTCCAAACGCATCGTTGTCGGTGCGCACTATGGTTTGCGTGACTGGCTGGCGCAGCGCGTCACCGCCGTTCTGATGGCCTTGTTCACCGTGGCTTTGCTGGTGCAGGTGCTGCTGCCGGGCCCGCTGGGCTATGACCGCTGGGCGGGCATCTTCTCGCAGCAGTGGATGAAGGTGCTGACCTTTGTGTTGATCATTTCGCTGGCCTACCACGCGTGGGTCGGTGTTCGGGATATCTGGATGGACTATGTGAAGTCGGTCGCCCTGCGCCTGACTCTGCAGGTGTTCACGCTGGTGTGGTTGGTGGGTTGCGCCGGCTGGGCGATCCAAGTGCTGTGGAGACTGTGA
- the sdhA gene encoding succinate dehydrogenase flavoprotein subunit encodes MTVANNKTIPKRKFDVVIVGAGGSGMRASLQLSLAGLNVAVLSKVFPTRSHTVAAQGGVSASLGNMSEDNWHYHFFDTVKGSDWLGDQDAIEFMCREAPKVVYELEHFGMPFDRNADGTIYQRPFGGHTANYGEKPVQRACAAADRTGHAMLHTLYQQNVKAKTQFFVEWMALDLIKDAEGDVVGVTALEMETGELHILEAKTVLLATGGAGRIFAASTNAFINTGDGLGMAARAGIPLEDMEFWQFHPTGVAGAGVLLTEGCRGEGAILRNCNGERFMERYAPTLKDLAPRDFVSRCMDQEIKEGRGCGPNKDYIQLDMTHLGAETIMKRLPSVFEIGHNFANVDITKEPIPVVPTIHYQMGGIPTNIYGQVVAPKDGNPNAVVNGLYAVGECACVSVHGANRLGTNSLLDLLVFGRAAGNHIVESGLKQKLHKPLPADAAAQSVARLDRLDNSTSGEYAQDVANDLRAAMQLHAGVFRTQESLNAGVGKIAEIATRVKNITLKDKSKVFNTARIEALEVENLIEAAQATIVSAAARTESRGAHTVNDYGDTPEHPNGRNDAEWMKHTLWYSEGNRLDYKPVNLKPLTVESIPPKVRTF; translated from the coding sequence ATGACGGTGGCGAACAACAAGACAATTCCTAAGCGCAAGTTTGATGTGGTCATCGTCGGAGCCGGTGGCTCGGGCATGCGCGCATCCTTGCAGCTCTCTCTGGCCGGCTTGAATGTGGCCGTGCTGTCCAAGGTCTTCCCGACTCGCTCGCACACCGTGGCCGCTCAAGGCGGCGTCAGCGCCTCGCTGGGCAATATGAGCGAGGACAACTGGCACTATCACTTCTTCGACACCGTCAAGGGTTCGGACTGGCTGGGTGACCAGGACGCCATCGAGTTCATGTGCCGCGAAGCGCCCAAGGTCGTGTACGAGCTCGAACACTTCGGCATGCCCTTCGACCGCAATGCCGACGGCACCATCTACCAGCGCCCCTTCGGTGGCCACACCGCCAACTACGGTGAAAAGCCGGTGCAACGCGCTTGCGCCGCGGCTGACCGTACCGGTCACGCCATGCTGCACACCCTGTATCAGCAGAACGTCAAGGCCAAGACTCAGTTCTTCGTCGAGTGGATGGCCCTGGACCTGATCAAGGACGCCGAAGGCGATGTGGTCGGTGTGACCGCGCTGGAAATGGAAACCGGCGAGCTGCATATCCTGGAAGCCAAGACCGTGTTGCTGGCCACTGGCGGTGCCGGTCGCATCTTCGCGGCCTCGACCAACGCCTTCATCAATACCGGTGACGGCTTGGGCATGGCGGCACGCGCCGGCATCCCGCTGGAAGACATGGAGTTCTGGCAGTTCCACCCGACCGGCGTGGCCGGCGCGGGCGTGCTGCTGACCGAAGGCTGCCGTGGCGAAGGCGCGATCCTGCGCAACTGCAATGGCGAGCGTTTCATGGAGCGCTATGCGCCGACGCTGAAGGATCTGGCCCCGCGCGACTTCGTGTCCCGCTGCATGGACCAGGAGATCAAGGAAGGTCGCGGCTGCGGTCCCAACAAAGACTACATCCAGCTGGACATGACCCACCTGGGCGCCGAGACCATCATGAAGCGCCTGCCTTCGGTGTTCGAGATCGGCCATAACTTCGCCAACGTCGACATCACCAAGGAACCGATCCCTGTGGTGCCGACCATCCACTACCAGATGGGCGGCATCCCGACCAATATCTACGGTCAGGTCGTGGCGCCCAAGGATGGCAACCCGAATGCCGTGGTCAATGGCCTTTACGCCGTGGGCGAGTGCGCTTGCGTCAGCGTGCACGGCGCCAACCGCTTGGGCACCAACTCGCTGCTGGACCTGCTGGTCTTCGGCCGCGCGGCGGGCAACCATATCGTCGAGTCGGGTCTGAAGCAAAAGCTGCACAAGCCGTTGCCGGCCGACGCGGCCGCGCAATCGGTCGCGCGACTGGATCGCCTGGACAACAGCACCTCGGGCGAATACGCCCAGGATGTGGCCAACGACCTGCGTGCCGCCATGCAGCTGCACGCCGGCGTGTTCCGCACCCAGGAGTCGCTGAACGCAGGCGTGGGCAAGATCGCCGAGATCGCCACCCGTGTGAAGAACATTACCTTGAAGGACAAGTCCAAGGTCTTCAACACCGCCCGCATTGAGGCGCTGGAAGTCGAGAACCTGATCGAGGCGGCGCAAGCCACCATCGTGTCGGCGGCAGCCCGCACCGAGAGCCGTGGCGCCCACACGGTCAATGACTATGGCGACACGCCCGAGCATCCGAACGGCCGTAACGACGCCGAGTGGATGAAGCACACGCTGTGGTATTCGGAAGGCAACCGCCTGGACTACAAGCCGGTCAATCTGAAGCCGCTGACGGTCGAGTCGATCCCCCCGAAGGTTCGCACCTTCTGA